GAGCCCTGTGTTGCATTCTTTTTTTCTGTAGAAGAGGAAATATTTCTTCTACCTTTTGCCATGAACAATCCAGGACAGTAATCCCTTTTGTGATGTTATCTGCAGGAGAAATTGCCTTTTCTGCCATCGGGTCAAGCAAAATTGATCCTGCAGGAATTCTGTTCACATTTTTGTACAAATTTATTAGATCAAAACGGGCAAGTTTTTTTCCTGTACATTTTTTTGGATGACATTGATCTGCGTGGTAGAGATAGAGTTTCAGATGTTTCTTAGCTATAGGTGGCATTGCATATCATTTACATATTCTGGAATTTAATTTTAATCTATTAACAGGATATTTTTCTAACTGAGAAATGAATTCAATCAGTTATATGGCTTTTTATTCAATCATTCAGGAATTGACCATAGAATCTATTGAGTAAATAATTGCGGTAGCAATAAATAGTGCGGAGTAGTTCACAAATATGATCTGGATATGTGTGCAATTGTTGGTTTTTTCAATAATCCTGATAACTGGGTATATGCCATCAGATCCCTCTCAATACTTCAAAACCGGGGTCAGGACGGCTGTGGAGTATGTGGTGTGAACTGGGTGGAATATTCTCCAGATATTAATACCTTGAAAGTTCATAAAGATAGAATTGGGATCATGGGTCAAAATCTCCATTCACTTGTTAATTTTGCTGCACAGCCTATAGTTTACAGAGGGAAGTTTGCAGGAAACTGTGAATTGTATAACTGGAAAGAAGTTGATACAAAATATGCAATGAATGCTGAAAATGATGCTGATCTTTTAATTAAGCTGATTGAGTGTAATATAGATAACTTTGAACAATCAAATGGAAAAGTAGCATCTTCTGATATGGTATACAAACTTATAGAAAAAACACTTGATGAATTCAGTGGGGTTTATTCATTTGCTTACTGGCTAAATGAGTATGTATATGTATTCAGGGATATTATTGGTGTAAAGCCGCTGTGGTATAGTTATGATACCTCCTACGGATTTGCATTTTCATCAGAGAGAAAGGCCTTATCCATTAATTTTTGTTCAGATTCAAAAGAACTGGATCCAAGAATTGCTTTATGTTATGATATAACACAGAACAAAATCCATCACTATAAACGTAAATCCCTGTCCATATATCCTCCTCACAGTAACCGGTATGATGAGATGAGGTCTAAACTCGAAATCCTGGTTGAAAAATCTATTAAAGAAAGGCTTCCAGAAACCCCCTTTGGCATCTTATTTTCAGGAGGTGTGGATTCTGCAATATTGGCCTATATGTGTGTCCGGATCGGAAAAATACCAGGACGTGATTTTTTCTGCTACTCAGCCGGGCTTCTGGA
Above is a genomic segment from Methanosalsum zhilinae DSM 4017 containing:
- a CDS encoding DUF367 family protein is translated as MPPIAKKHLKLYLYHADQCHPKKCTGKKLARFDLINLYKNVNRIPAGSILLDPMAEKAISPADNITKGITVLDCSWQKVEEIFPLLQKKRMQHRALPFLVAANPVNFGRPFRLTSGEAFAAALYILGYKEQAEELLSKFKWGKTFFDLNKQLLEEYSSARDSSEIIKIQEEYI